In Flavobacterium lacustre, a genomic segment contains:
- a CDS encoding adenylosuccinate synthase yields MTVDLLLGLQWGDEGKGKIVDVLTSKYDIIARFQGGPNAGHTLEFDGIKHVLRTIPSGIFHKTAINIIGNGVVIDPVVFQKEIEGLEKFNIDIKNKLIISRKAHLILPTHRLLDAASEASKGKAKIGSTLKGIGPTYMDKTGRNGIRVGDIELEDFKDRYRALADKHEAMIAFYNVAIEYNLEELENEFFAAIEELKKLDFIDSEEYLHQAQKAQKSILCEGAQGSLLDVDFGTYPFVTSSNTTAAGACTGLGIAPNKIKEVFGIFKAYVTRVGSGPFPTELFDEDGATMARVGNEFGSVTGRQRRCGWLDLVALKYAVQVNGVTQLMMMKGDVLSGFETLKVCTEYMYKGEKISHFPYNIEPENVTPIYQDFKGWQADLTGMTTYDELPIELKEYIEFIEAEVEVPIKIVSVGPDRKQTILK; encoded by the coding sequence ATGACCGTAGATTTATTACTAGGATTACAATGGGGAGATGAAGGAAAAGGAAAAATCGTTGATGTACTTACCTCTAAATACGATATTATTGCTCGTTTTCAAGGTGGACCAAATGCTGGACACACTTTAGAATTTGACGGAATAAAACACGTTTTAAGAACGATTCCTTCCGGGATATTTCACAAAACTGCTATTAACATTATTGGTAATGGTGTTGTAATAGATCCTGTTGTTTTTCAAAAAGAAATTGAAGGTCTGGAGAAATTTAATATTGATATCAAAAATAAATTAATCATTTCCAGAAAAGCGCATTTAATTTTACCAACCCACCGTTTACTTGATGCAGCTTCTGAAGCATCAAAAGGGAAAGCTAAAATTGGTTCTACCCTAAAAGGAATTGGCCCAACTTACATGGATAAAACCGGAAGAAACGGAATTCGTGTTGGAGATATTGAATTAGAAGATTTTAAAGATCGTTACAGAGCTTTGGCAGATAAACATGAAGCGATGATAGCCTTTTATAATGTTGCCATTGAATACAATCTTGAAGAATTAGAAAATGAATTTTTCGCAGCAATTGAAGAACTAAAAAAATTAGATTTCATTGATAGTGAAGAATATTTACACCAAGCTCAAAAAGCTCAAAAATCAATTTTATGTGAAGGAGCACAAGGTTCTTTATTAGATGTTGATTTTGGAACTTATCCTTTTGTAACTTCTTCAAATACTACTGCTGCAGGTGCCTGTACAGGATTAGGAATTGCTCCTAACAAAATCAAAGAAGTGTTTGGTATTTTCAAAGCATATGTAACTCGTGTAGGAAGTGGTCCGTTCCCAACAGAACTTTTTGATGAAGATGGTGCTACAATGGCAAGAGTTGGAAACGAATTCGGTTCTGTAACAGGAAGACAAAGACGTTGTGGATGGTTAGATTTAGTCGCTTTAAAATATGCCGTTCAGGTAAATGGAGTTACGCAGTTAATGATGATGAAAGGAGATGTTCTTTCAGGATTTGAAACTTTGAAAGTATGTACAGAATACATGTATAAAGGAGAGAAAATTTCTCATTTCCCATACAATATCGAACCAGAAAATGTAACACCAATTTATCAAGATTTCAAAGGATGGCAAGCTGATTTAACCGGCATGACTACCTATGATGAGTTACCAATTGAATTGAAAGAATATATCGAATTTATCGAAGCCGAAGTTGAAGTGCCTATCAAAATTGTCTCTGTAGGTCCAGACAGAAAGCAAACTATTTTAAAATAA
- a CDS encoding cellulase family glycosylhydrolase, with amino-acid sequence MKKIILFIFLLAFQIFISCSKSENVNNPISQVGYTISGTNILNTGKPIQLIGANAFHSFGASSANNDDMKSWNLDITREFIGNIKENPITGDPIQDSNGSWLHSLQKIVDGNRLNNRITILCAFGWNGTSETLFTGKMPAKTTWFTDYKTRLQSWANQFKNQSDVWIEVWNEPYRYDRTDEYTDAIWMNDMNEMTAIIRNTGNKNIILIPCAEQGQDESVLINKGSSFLSNKTNILFDIHAYEKWLLDSNTSISSRLDNLQTHNLPVIFGETAPINSGALMNPEYLLNELYNRGKSICAWTWKYDENDKDALLTLAGLPNNTNNNNWGTTFRNLSSKARNP; translated from the coding sequence ATGAAAAAAATCATTCTATTTATATTCCTATTAGCTTTCCAAATTTTTATATCGTGCTCAAAATCTGAAAACGTTAATAATCCAATTTCCCAAGTTGGTTATACAATTTCGGGAACTAATATTTTAAATACTGGAAAACCAATTCAATTAATTGGAGCTAATGCTTTTCATTCATTTGGAGCAAGTAGCGCTAACAATGATGATATGAAATCATGGAATTTAGATATTACTAGAGAATTTATTGGGAATATAAAAGAAAATCCTATAACCGGCGACCCAATTCAGGACTCAAATGGTAGTTGGTTACATTCATTACAAAAAATAGTTGATGGTAATAGATTAAATAATCGGATTACAATCCTCTGTGCTTTTGGTTGGAATGGTACTTCGGAAACTTTATTTACAGGAAAAATGCCAGCAAAAACTACTTGGTTTACTGACTATAAAACTAGATTGCAAAGTTGGGCAAATCAATTTAAAAATCAATCGGATGTTTGGATAGAAGTTTGGAATGAGCCCTATAGATATGATCGAACGGATGAATACACCGATGCAATTTGGATGAATGACATGAACGAAATGACTGCAATAATTCGAAATACTGGAAATAAAAATATTATTCTAATTCCTTGTGCAGAGCAAGGGCAAGATGAAAGTGTATTGATAAATAAAGGAAGTTCCTTTTTATCCAACAAAACCAACATTTTGTTTGACATTCATGCTTACGAAAAATGGCTTTTAGATAGTAATACTTCCATCTCTAGCCGATTAGATAATTTACAAACTCATAATTTACCAGTAATTTTTGGAGAAACTGCTCCAATAAATTCAGGTGCTCTTATGAATCCAGAATATTTGTTAAACGAGCTCTATAATCGCGGCAAATCCATTTGCGCGTGGACTTGGAAATATGATGAAAATGACAAAGATGCATTGTTAACTTTGGCTGGATTACCAAACAACACCAACAATAATAATTGGGGAACAACATTTAGAAACCTTAGTTCAAAAGCGCGAAATCCATAA
- the nudK gene encoding GDP-mannose pyrophosphatase NudK: MKNPKIKIQKTELLSDNWYVLNKVTFDYQKKDTSLITQKREVYDRGNGAAILLYNSTQKTVILTRQFRLPTYLNGNKTGMMIEVCAGLLDQDHPEQCIIRETEEETGYRLSSVRKVFESYMSPGAVTEILYFFVGEYNASMKVSEGGGVEHEQENIDVLEYTFEEAYAMIASGQIKDAKTIMLLQYAKINALV, translated from the coding sequence ATGAAAAATCCAAAAATAAAAATACAAAAAACCGAATTACTTTCTGATAACTGGTACGTTTTAAACAAAGTAACTTTTGATTATCAAAAAAAAGATACTTCTTTGATTACCCAAAAAAGAGAAGTGTATGATAGAGGAAATGGAGCCGCCATTTTGCTTTACAATTCCACACAAAAAACCGTGATTTTAACCCGACAGTTTCGTTTACCAACCTACCTTAATGGAAATAAAACCGGAATGATGATTGAAGTTTGTGCCGGTTTATTAGATCAAGACCATCCGGAACAATGCATTATCCGAGAAACCGAAGAAGAAACTGGATACCGACTTTCATCCGTTCGAAAAGTGTTTGAATCTTATATGTCACCTGGTGCTGTAACGGAGATTTTATATTTCTTTGTAGGAGAATATAATGCCAGCATGAAAGTTAGTGAAGGTGGCGGAGTTGAACACGAACAAGAAAACATAGATGTTTTAGAATATACTTTTGAAGAAGCCTATGCTATGATCGCATCGGGACAAATAAAAGACGCTAAAACAATTATGCTATTGCAATATGCCAAAATTAACGCATTGGTTTAA